cgGTCTCTTTGTTTAGCTATAAACAATGACCTAAAACAAGATCTTCAGCTGATTCTTCCCTACTGCTGGGCCGGGGCCAGAGCAGTGTCCTGACATGACAGCTTGCAATGTCCGTGCGCGTGTCCGTGTGCATTTGTGCCTGTGTGCGTGTGTCCTGTTTGGGCAGtgaggagcacagccctgcagcctttAACCCTGCAGCTTCCTCCCCACGTGGGGGACGTGGGACCCCTGGGTGACAGCCAGGAAGCTGGGGTCGTGCTGAGCCCCCGGCTGAGTGCTGGGATGACTGGGAGCACGCAGACACGGGGCAGGAAGCAAGTGAGATCCATTGCTATGTGTGACATGATCCATTGCGATGatcctcagccagcagcagaaatgagagGCAGGAAGAGGTGCTCCGTTCCTGGGTCACCAGGGGGACAGGCGGATGGACAGCCCTACACACACACTCATCCATCCCTGTTGTTTCCTGCAATTCCTGCTCACTTGAAAGGGGATGTTTGGGAGACTTTATTCTCATGTTGGCGTGAAAACAGATGCTTATTAAAGGGAAGAAATCCTTGTGTGGGTAAAATTCAGCTCAGCTCAAGTTCCTCATCTTCCAGAACCTCCCTGCACAACTGTGGCATTTGCTTTAtctccctctgcttcccttttcCTATCAGGGAAGGAAGTGGCAGTGCCCGGCCCCatggctgcagctcagagcactTAGCCCTCCTTACATCTGCAGTTGTCCAGATATGCCGGGACAGGAGCCCTGTTAGCCCTGAGACCAACGGTCCTTTGGTCCCTACATTCTCGCCTTCTCAAAGGAGGTGATtaaggagaagggaagagctTCAGCAGGACAGGGGCTCTCTCAGGTCAGGGTTTGGGGAGGCCGTGGCGGGGTGCAGGAGCCATACTGTCCCGTACCAGCAGGTGTCCCCACGGCTGAGGCGTTGCCAGCATCCAGCTGGCGCACACCCGGTACCGGACACCATCCCAAAATGTGACAGCACCCGAACCCCTGCGGTGTCCATGGCCAcgtttctgctttctttgctccACCAGCAAACAACCTCAGCTGTGTCCTTCTTGCCCTGCCAGGTCTGTGCGCTCTCTCGATCAACCACGCCAACTCCTACTTGGCTTATCCCGGCAGCGCAACCAGTGGAGAGATCGCACTTTACGACGGAAATACTTTGGTAAGTGTGAAGCTCGCCCATTTGGATACCGGCAGggactgaaaacaaacagaaccacAGCAGAGCCAACAGGGCCTTGGGGAAAGATGAATAAATGCACTCTGCTGCGCTGCAAGGAATATTTGCCTGGGGCAGGCACATTCCCTATCCCCTTTGCCTGGACATTGCACAAAGCAGACAGCCTCTTTGAGATCAGAACATCCATTTCCCAGTACTGGACAGTGACCCATGCTCGAGGTTGGCACAGACAGGGCTCAGTGAGCTTCAGCCTCACGCCCAGGAGGAGTGATGTGAGCTGGGTGGCTCATAGAGCttggagctgctccaggcatAGGATGTGGGCAGCTGCTTTGCCGTGCCACAGGCTGCAAGGGATGCTGAACCCCGAGCCGTGTGGAGGACAAGGTGCTCACATCCTCCTCAAGAAATTTGCCCCTGGTTAGGAGCAGGGTTGTGCTTATCTGCGGTTTATGCCAGGGCTTTGGATTACATAAGGCTGCTGCTCTGTAcatgcagcaggagctgaagatctacagcagaggagagcagagcacatATGGGGAAAACACGCTGCTGCTGTGGAGAAATGCTAGCAGAAGCCAGGGCTCCCCACAGGCAGTGGGGCCACAGCAGTATCTGCTGTACAGCCAGAGTGTGTAGAGCCAAGGCACAAAGAAATGCCAGGCTTTGGAGGCACGGCTGCGAGCCTGCAGCCTGCTTGAGGGGCAAGGAGCTGAGGACATCTGTGTCCAGGAGGAGCTTTTGATAAGCACAGTGCCTGTAGCAGGTGGAGAGTGAGCTTGAGGCAGGGCAGGGACTGTTGGAGGGATACCAAAGTGCAGTACAGTCCCTTGAATACACATGGGCAGTTCTGCCTAGGGCATGAGGCAAGAACGCCCTGTGCTTACGCAGTTTGAGAAGCAATGTGTCTCTTTACTCTCACATCACCCTCTGTCCTACAGAAAACAGCCTGCACGATTGCTGCCCACGATGGGCCTCTGGCTGCCCTAACCTTCAACTCCACCGGGTCGAAGCTGGCGAGTGCTTCTGAAAAAGTGagtgagcactgctgggagcaaCCTCCTTGCCACTGCCAGCCCGTGGctggcagaggagcacagccagCCTTGGAGCATGGAATGGAGGGACAGGGGGATGTTGGGGCGGCCCCTTTTTAAACACAGCTTCCCAGGAAGGGGCACTCAGGTAACTGACTTACAGGAGGCCGGCATATTGTGCCCATATTGACCCAAGGCTGACAGAGCCTCTACACGTTCTGAGTTTCCTTGGTGTGTCAGGTCTTGTGCTCTTTGCCCTGCTCCTGTGTGATCTTCCCATCTGCATTTTTTGCAGGGCACAGTCATTCGTGTATTTTCCATTCCTGGTGGGCAAAAGCTCTATGAATTCCGTCGAGGGATGAAAAGGTCAGTTCATGCTTCTATCAGTGACAAGTACACAGAGGGCTCCTGGAGCAGAAATGTAAACACAGGGACAGAGCACCGTCAGATCCTGGCAGCTTTGGCAtcttttgcagaaagaaaacaagagtgaGCATATCAGATAGAAATGTCATTGTGCCAGACAGCCGAGCTGCACCCAGCTGCCTCCAGCAAGCTTAGCAATTCCATTCAGTGTGTCACAGAACAGAGCAATCACAGAGAACAGAGGTGGATTCAGTCCATCTTCTCTgtccattttttgtttcttacttgAAATAATGAAGTCTTCAGAGCTATCATCCTAATTCTTCTCAAAGGAGGTGTTTTGAAACTGCTAAGCCACTTGCACAGAGCCCAAGTCTTGATGGCAGGGGTGGGCTGGGTCTTCTCTCTCACTGTCCTCTGTGAGCAGTACCTTGCAGTTCCCATGCAGTGGGGTGCCAAGTAGTGAATGGTCTGTGCTTGGCCCTAGGTATGTGAATATCAGCTCTCTGGTGTTCAGCATGGATTCCCAGTTCCTGTGTGCTTCGAGTAACACAGAGACAGTGCACATCTTTAAACTGGAGCATCTCACTGACAGGTGAGGGAGTAACCTGAGCTAACCTGCTCCAGGAGTGTCCATTTTGGACATCTGCCTGTACAGCCCTGTTTGTCTCCCCTCAGCCGGCCAGAAGAGCCACCAACCTGGAGTGGGTACATGGGAAAAATGTTCCAGGCTGCCACCAACTACCTCCCTGCCCAGGTGTCAGGCATGATGAACCAAGATCGAGCCTTTGCCACTGTCCGCCTCAACATCTCTGGACAAAGGAACATCTGTGCCCTCTCCACGTACGTACTGACATCTGTGTCCCACTGCCACACCAGCCTTCAGGCAGACACAGCTATGGATGCTTACGTCCACTGCTGTGCCTGTCACCTTGCaccctgcagagcacacaggCTATGTTTGCTGCCagtgtgtgcatgcagctgTCGTGTTTGAACTCGTGATGCTTTTCTCCTTAGGATTCAGAAGCTGCCCCGACTGCTGGTGACTACATGTGATGGACATCTCTATATCTACAACTTGGACCCACAAGATGGAGGAGAGTGTGTCCTAATTCAGAAACACAGGTAAATGCCTCTCCAGCGCATTGATGTTCCCTACACATTTGAGATAAATGCTGATCCTTAAAAACTAGGAAAGGGAAATTTTACCTGCAAGCACAACATGGAATTGTAGGAGCAAGAACATTGGAACTGAGTTGTGATTTTAGCTGCTTGATCTAGCAGACATCCGTGAAGACTGCATCAGCAGCAGGGACGTGGGGCAACGtgcagaagaaagcaggcaCATCTCAGGCAGCAGTGGGACGTAGCCTAGATGGCAGAGGTGGGCTTGAGGAGATGCCTCCATCAGACCCGAGGGTGGCAGAGAGCACAGCACCTCTCCCAGGCATCAGCGGGTTCTCAGAGCCAATTGTGGGGCTGCGATCGtgtggagcagctctgggagctTCCGTCAACAAAACCTCACACACACGCACGCCTGCAGGCACGCAGCGCCTCAGCAGAGCCTTCCGTGCTGCCGTTCCGTTTGTATGCCAATTTGATTAAGCACGTAACCCCGCATCTGGGCTGCTTGGCTCCAGATGTGAAGCCTTTGGGGTGGGGTGCGATGTAACATGCGCTGGAAGCCAGGACGTGGCTGGCAGCCAGGAAAATGCCAACAGATTTTTCAAAGCCGCAAAACAAAAGCGCTTCAAAGCTGCGCTGTCCAGCGTGCTCCGGCCGCCGGCCTCCCAACTCCTTCAGACACTGCTGACCCCCCTCCCGTGCTCCCATTGTGCTGTGGCTGTCCGGAGCTGGCAGCCCTGCGTTGTATGTGGGTTCCTCTTTTAGCATCAGAGGACTGAAAAGGGCCCTTGGGTCATGAGTTACATTACATCATACTATATCTCTGCTCAGGCTCCGTCCGAAACTagccagcactgcttttccCATCTAGTCCACTCCTGTTGGAAGCCCTTTAGAGCCCCCTCCATGATTAGAAACACTGTTTGCCTTTGTAACCTAAAGCTTTTGTGGTCAATCTGTTCCCTTCTATTCTCATGCCAGCATTGTCCTCTAGCTGAAGTACTGCTTTCCCTATCTTCTGCATCCCCCTGCTTCATTTGGAGAGCACAATGATCTCCTCTTCTGCAGCGCTGTTAGGGCTGCAGTCAAAGTTTCGATGCAGTGTTAcaaatcatagaactgtaggaTGGTTTGGGATAGAAGGCACCTTTAcagaccatctagttccagtcCCTACTTGGCATTAGCCTGGGCACCTTCCAGCTCTTCAGTTGGGTGATGTGCCTCAAGGAGACACGAGTGCAAATGTGTGTCTCAGCTAGTGCTGGGGGAGGAATGAATGGGATCAGAACTAactcttcttccctcttttgCTCCTGTACAATCAGTCTGCTCGGCTCAGGAAAAATGgaggagaacaaagaaaatgaccTTCAGCCTCCATTACCTCAATCTTATGCAGCAACTGTAGCCAGACAAAGTACAGTGCCTTCAACTTCAACCATGCCAGGTAAGCACCACACCCGCCCTTTCTTGGAGCAAAGAAAGCAAGACAACCCCTGTAGCAAAGTGGGAAGTCTCTGAACAATCAGATGTTCACTCTAACCATAAACAGTCCATGTGCAAGGCGCACTGGGGCAGCAGGGCCTTCTGCAGCTCACCCAGTTCATTCTATTGGGAATGGGTCAGttattttctgctctgcttgccCGGACCCATTGCCAGGCAGCTGCAGTCCAGTCCTGATAGGTAGTGTTGATTGTGATacctttcccttctgctgccccCAAGTGCTCTGCCAAATGCCAGAGGAATCAGGATGTGTTAAAACAATGATAACAGCGTTGCAGCTGTTTGTTTCCAGCCTCATAGCACCCATTtatcagcagtgctttgcatttcCACTTCTGCAGGTTATTCGGAAGATGGTGGTGCCCTGCGAGGAGAGGTTATCCCAGAGCATGAGTTTGCAACTGGACCAGTGTGTCTCGACGATGAGAATGAGTTCCCTCCTGTGAGCATTCAGGACCCCTAAAACAGCAATTCAACCCCAATGCTAAGAAGAAAGTATTAATCTCTGACAGAAGAAATTCTGTTGCCCTGACCTTGTCCCAGTTAGCTGTGAAGCTTTGAATAACTAATTCAGGTATAGGGAGAGTGCCAGGAACATCACACCCCTACTACATGGCAGCTGGGATGGGGCAAGGATGATCAGCCTCATAGGTAGAGAGAGACCTGAACAAATGAGCAGAATGAAGTTCAGATGCAGAACGGAGTTCAGATCCAGACCTGACCTTTGTGCCTTGCTCAGATTTCTAGTATTATCAGGAATAGCTTTAATTTGAACAATGCcatcatttagaaataaaaacttaGTTTTCCCTGTTGGATTTTCAATCAGTTGTATTAGCTTATGGAAAACAACTGGAACATACCTGAACCTCATCAGCCCTCTGGAAATATCTcatttccagaaaaagaaacaaagcaaaacagatttttaagccattgttttgtttttttaagtggCACTTTCTCAGTTACTGTTGGAAGAACATACTGGCTTTATAAAATCTAACTTAAGCCTGGCAGTGTCTCTCCCACTCTTCTTCCTGTTATATAAGCATTTACTGTGTTAAATGCTTGACCCCTAATTGGACAGATATTGCTTACACTGCTGTGATCTGGCTGTAATCAGCAGCATCTTCATGATAGTAATGCATTAATACAGCAGAATATTGTAATGGATTTCAAGCTGTAGACTTGGCAGACTTTGGAATTCCTTACTCCACTTTCACATATCCTGCTGTTGGAGATTTGCCTGAAGAAGGAGGAAGCAAAAATTTCATTGGGATCCCAGGATTTGTTCCATATGCTGGGGCTGACCTCCTCTGTAAGGCACTTTCAAATTAAGTGATGCAAAGAGTTATTTATATAAAAGATGACTAATTCGTGCCTCCCTTTGAAACTCTGCCTAAACGCAGCTCTTCAAGTCACATAAATCTCAGACTGATTCTCTTTACCTGTGCCACAGCTTGTTGGGGACAGAGCACGAGAGTTTCTGTTTGTCCCTCTCCATCCCCTAAGGAGGACATTTCAGTGTCTCCCATCTGGTCAAAGCCTTTGGGCCGCAGAGCAGCTGCAAGGAATGtctgaggagcagcacagccagagaGAAATCCTTTGCTTCCTTCTGACGAACCTGCTCTTTGAGCATGTGGTTTGGGGCCATGCAAATGCCAGCAAGCAGGAACCACGCTGCTCCTGAATGAGCCTGCCTGCTGGGACTGCGCTGTAAAAACCGGCCCCAAACCCCTGCTGTACAGGCAGGGGTTTTATTAAATGGACTTTGATCTGTCAAAATCCTGTGCTGTAATTAACCTGACGGAGCAACTTACATGTGTAACGTTAGGGAGGAGGTGGTGTGAGAGGGAAGGAGCTTTCCAGAAACGCTCCCTGATACGGCAGCTTAGCAATTGGAGCTTCCAGATAAAGTGTGTACAGTCAGGACTTCAGCTTTGCCCTCCGTTGCTGTCGGTGATGTGTTTTGCATCTGCTCTGCTCGCTGGCGCTGGCTCCCGCTGTGTGCTGCACAGGGAAACTTGGTTGGGATGTTTTGATGTTCTGAATTTCACTCAGCTTCGCTGTTTTCTCAGCGCTGAGCAGTTTGGTGACTCGTCCAAGAGGGGTTTCAGGGATCGGTCACTTCTGTGCAGagaaggagggagaagaaaactgaCCTTATccaacaaaaatgttttgacaGCGTTCTGTTTTGCGGAAACATGggaagggttttgtttgttttccaatgTGCaacaaaaagacatttaaaaacctCAAAACTTGTGACAAAATGGAATATTTACCCACAGCCCACGAGCACGGCTTTGAACTCAGACGTACTTCTGAGGaggaacagcagtgctgagaccCAGCGGATCCTCTCCATTTTGAAATGGTTTGCCTTCCCCTGACCTCAAGTGCTGGTGAGCAAGACTTCAGAGGCTCAGCTGTTAATAACAAGGAAATGCAGCTTCGGTCTAATGCACAATCTGTGGCTGATGGTAGAAAACTGCTTCTTCATTAAATGGAAGGAGGGACAGGtcagagaagagagaagcacAAGGAGGGCTTGTAAAAACACCTCAATAAGAATGAATGTGGCTGTTGCTGTTGATGATGCCAGCCCTGCTGAAGTATCCTGTAGCAAGAGGTTAAGCAAGTTCAATTATGTGTCTTGCTTACACTGATGGGCTGGATTAAATGCTCTCAGGTCTCCTAGGGGCTCTGGAGTAACTGTGATCTTCTGCAGAAGGTACTCTGGCATTATTGAGATGGACAGCAGGCTGAAGGAGAAGGTGAAGAGAAGATGCTGTGCCTCAGATGGGCTCAAGGAAGCAGCACTGCACCTGAACTGAGCAATTGGACGGCGTCGTGGGAAGAAGAgcccagctgtggctgcaggcagtTGGGATGGTCCCTGCCATTCTCACCAAGCAGGTGCCACCTCTCTGCAGGTTCATTGGTGTCACTGAAGCTTCTAGCAGTGTCAGAAACGTTGGTGTGTGTTCACAGCTGGCTGCTCAGCCTCAGCAGGCACCACAGGGTAGGGCTGTGAGGTTCCACATAAGAAATTCCATAGGATTCAGTAAGAATGAAGCCAGATGGTGCATGTGGCATGTGTTCATACATCAGTAGCTCATGTGAAGAGTTTCAGAGTCTTTGCTGCTGCCACTTTCCTCTCTCTGGCTGCTTTATGACTAAATGCTTTTGGCGATACTTAGGATTGGTTTTGCCTTGCCTTGTTCAACAACTTCGTATCTGAAAGCGCAGTCAGAcgttggcacagctgcccagggaggtgggggagtccccatccctgcaggggTTCTAGAAcagtgcagatgtggcactgagggatgtggtcagtgggcacggtgggagcaggttgggcttggggatcttagtGCTCCTTTTCAATCTTAATGAGTCAATCATCCTCTAATTCTATAATTCAATCTGGGTTCCATCTGCAGTCCCCAGCGATGCACACTGCGTTCTATTCTCCTACTGTGCCAAAGCTGAACTTCTAGGGGAGCTGGTGGGGCAAACACAGCTCACCCAGAGTGACCCCAGTCCTGcaagcagggctgcactcagtGCCATGCCCACCCCAGGAAGGACACAGCACCAAGGCAGCTGGTTCCAGTTCCCAAGGCTTTaaatttggggggggggggggggggggggagagtaaataaataaacctctAACAAATCTGCCTTTGAATGGAAAGTAAAACACTGCAGGACatccctccccttctcctcccatGTACGTAAAACCAACTTGAAACACACCCTGTTGCTGGGAAAAGTAAGgctgttctgttttgattttggtAGATAATCTTGTGCCGTGGAGGTCAGTCGGGCAAAGCGAAGAGGTCATGATGGAAGCAAACATCCGTGTGCAGGACAGCTGCTGAGAAGTGCTTTGGAGCAGCCAGGAATCTCGAAGAACAGATTTGTGAGTCttcaagaagaataaaaaatccAAGGTGGGC
The genomic region above belongs to Lagopus muta isolate bLagMut1 chromosome 18, bLagMut1 primary, whole genome shotgun sequence and contains:
- the WIPI1 gene encoding WD repeat domain phosphoinositide-interacting protein 1, coding for MEAAAEAPGGPAALSCFSYNQDCTSLAIGTTTGYRLFSLSSVEQLDQVHESNEIPDVYIVERLFSSSLVVVVSHAKPQQMNVYHFKKGTEICNYSYSSNILSIRLNRQRLVVCLEESIYIHNIKDMKLLKTILDTPPNTTGLCALSINHANSYLAYPGSATSGEIALYDGNTLKTACTIAAHDGPLAALTFNSTGSKLASASEKGTVIRVFSIPGGQKLYEFRRGMKRYVNISSLVFSMDSQFLCASSNTETVHIFKLEHLTDSRPEEPPTWSGYMGKMFQAATNYLPAQVSGMMNQDRAFATVRLNISGQRNICALSTIQKLPRLLVTTCDGHLYIYNLDPQDGGECVLIQKHSLLGSGKMEENKENDLQPPLPQSYAATVARQSTVPSTSTMPGYSEDGGALRGEVIPEHEFATGPVCLDDENEFPPIILCRGGQSGKAKRS